The following nucleotide sequence is from Candidatus Aegiribacteria sp..
CGCTTTCTCGGCCTGCCTGCGTGCGGTGATATCCCTGGAAATACCATGAATCCCGATAATTTTACCCTTCTCATCACGTATCCATCTCACATGATTCTCAAGCCAGAGGGTGCCGCCGCTTTTCATGTAATATTCAGTCATGGCGGTAATGGAGCGCTCCCGGTCTTTCGATCTTAATTTATCCTTGATGTATTCCTTATTCAACAGTTTTTTAATCGATTTTAAGGACTCGGGTGTTACCATTTCTTCAGGGGATTGATTCTTTCTTTCCTCGGGCGTGAATCCCAATACGTTCTCGATTGAGGGACTGACATAGGTGGTATTGAAATCCATATCCACAGTCCAGATGATATCGGACATGCTTTCGGTAAGGAATCTGAACATG
It contains:
- a CDS encoding PAS domain S-box protein, encoding MPEKPAREELEQRIRELENAESENRHELEALRESEAMFRFLTESMSDIIWTVDMDFNTTYVSPSIENVLGFTPEERKNQSPEEMVTPESLKSIKKLLNKEYIKDKLRSKDRERSITAMTEYYMKSGGTLWLENHVRWIRDEKGKIIGIHGISRDITARRQAEKA